A genome region from Candidatus Hydrogenedentota bacterium includes the following:
- a CDS encoding 3'(2'),5'-bisphosphate nucleotidase — MTLDVQRPEVAFAIDAVRLATQVAKEVQRELVGQSLAKEDKSPVTVADFAAQAIVGFMLDRSFPNDPLVAEEDSESLRAPDNSKMLSQVARFVGQHLAYATPETVCQWIDRGAGESANRFWTLDPIDGTKGFLRADQYAIALALIVDGNVEVGVLGCPNLTNAYTPEHDGPGSLVVAVRGQGTWTRALEGGEWTRLAVSNTSNPADARILRSVEAAHTNISEVDLVAQRLGVQAPAVKMDSQAKYAVMAAGAGEILFRLLSPKRPDYKEKIWDQAAGSLVIEEAGGRITDLQGKPLDFTQGRTLSRNTGVLASNKLLHDAALNALMQEGAAS, encoded by the coding sequence ATGACTTTGGATGTTCAACGCCCCGAAGTGGCGTTCGCGATTGATGCAGTCCGCCTGGCTACGCAAGTTGCGAAAGAAGTACAGCGGGAACTCGTGGGACAAAGCCTCGCCAAAGAAGACAAATCCCCCGTGACCGTCGCCGACTTCGCCGCCCAGGCAATTGTCGGATTCATGCTCGACCGTTCATTCCCCAACGATCCCTTGGTTGCTGAGGAAGACTCCGAGTCGCTGCGCGCACCCGACAACTCGAAGATGCTCTCTCAGGTCGCCCGGTTCGTAGGCCAACATCTGGCCTACGCGACTCCGGAGACGGTCTGCCAATGGATCGATCGCGGCGCGGGCGAATCTGCCAATCGCTTCTGGACTCTCGATCCTATCGACGGAACGAAAGGGTTCCTGCGCGCCGATCAATATGCGATTGCTTTGGCGCTCATCGTCGATGGCAACGTGGAAGTCGGCGTGCTCGGATGCCCCAATCTCACCAATGCATACACGCCGGAACATGACGGCCCCGGTTCGCTGGTTGTTGCCGTTCGCGGACAAGGCACCTGGACGCGCGCGCTCGAAGGCGGCGAATGGACGCGCCTTGCCGTTTCGAACACGAGCAACCCCGCCGATGCGCGCATCCTGCGAAGCGTGGAAGCGGCGCACACCAATATCAGTGAAGTCGATCTCGTGGCCCAACGTCTCGGCGTACAGGCGCCCGCTGTCAAGATGGATAGCCAGGCAAAATATGCCGTCATGGCTGCCGGCGCAGGAGAGATTCTGTTTCGCCTGCTCTCTCCAAAGCGGCCTGACTACAAGGAAAAGATCTGGGACCAAGCGGCGGGGTCGCTCGTGATCGAAGAAGCCGGTGGTCGCATCACCGACCTTCAAGGCAAACCGCTCGACTTCACCCAAGGCCGTACACTATCCAGAAACACCGGGGTACTCGCTTCCAACAAGTTGCTGCACGATGCGGCCTTGAATGCTCTCATGCAAGAAGGCGCTGCTTCATAA
- a CDS encoding glucosamine-6-phosphate isomerase: protein MNLVTTLKGSLLEGFFPAGWDLKKLDEICSRKPETIVKRESWWNKKFEPVSCETLADFDMMLGHEIAMEICQAKEKKQQIAFILPVGPMGMYRWAVYFLKEWGVDCKHMHGFNMDEWSDHKGNTLPSNDPGAFQNAMEQAFYGPLGKLSVPKSQRHFATKSSLPKYGEQIRALKKAGARLVTVYGIGRACHIAFWEPHFAAEYKSVDEWKKAEYRLGAMLCPLTIEQNAITSFKSRTTLVPATANTVGPGLFLKSDRVIGGADGALGRGMMWQGMSLWASLHHSPTPWIPSTFMPTLPGRLFFLKELAGPLEAECN from the coding sequence ATCAATCTCGTGACGACACTCAAAGGGTCGCTTCTGGAAGGGTTCTTTCCAGCGGGTTGGGACTTGAAGAAGCTGGACGAAATCTGTTCGCGCAAGCCGGAGACGATTGTGAAGCGCGAATCCTGGTGGAACAAGAAGTTCGAGCCGGTTTCGTGTGAAACGCTGGCCGATTTCGACATGATGCTGGGACACGAAATCGCGATGGAAATCTGCCAGGCCAAAGAAAAGAAGCAGCAGATTGCATTTATTCTCCCGGTGGGTCCAATGGGTATGTACCGCTGGGCAGTGTATTTCTTGAAAGAGTGGGGCGTGGACTGCAAGCACATGCATGGGTTCAACATGGACGAGTGGAGCGACCACAAAGGAAATACGCTTCCCTCAAACGATCCAGGTGCATTCCAGAATGCCATGGAGCAGGCGTTCTATGGGCCGTTGGGTAAGTTGTCCGTGCCGAAGTCGCAGCGGCACTTTGCGACGAAGTCCTCGCTGCCGAAGTACGGTGAGCAGATTCGCGCGCTGAAGAAGGCCGGGGCCCGTCTTGTGACTGTGTATGGCATCGGGCGTGCGTGCCATATCGCTTTCTGGGAGCCGCATTTTGCCGCCGAGTACAAGTCGGTGGATGAGTGGAAGAAGGCTGAGTACCGATTGGGCGCAATGTTGTGTCCGCTCACCATCGAACAGAATGCGATTACGTCGTTCAAGAGCCGGACCACACTTGTGCCCGCGACCGCGAACACGGTTGGACCAGGTCTGTTCCTGAAGTCCGATCGCGTGATCGGCGGCGCGGATGGAGCGCTGGGACGCGGCATGATGTGGCAGGGGATGTCGTTGTGGGCATCGCTGCATCATTCCCCGACGCCGTGGATTCCCAGTACGTTCATGCCTACGTTGCCTGGACGGCTGTTCTTCCTGAAGGAACTGGCTGGACCTCTTGAGGCGGAGTGTAACTAA
- a CDS encoding uroporphyrinogen decarboxylase family protein, whose amino-acid sequence MGFPGVEMVGTTIKVAQQNHWAHFRAVRSLVERFHPDLIFPLMDLSVEANALGRYTIFPRHDSATVPKDHFSMDDLDELRGIDIASDSRVMSCVETVRRMRSLLPQEVLVGAYVAGPYSLTGLIMGADDAAMATIAEPEKMDVLTQFSRETITTYVRQLIGAGAQVICMLEPSAVMLGPDQFRRHSAEHVKAIAGMCRASGVSSIYHTCGNTMHVFEIMAQAGVDGLSLDSPGTGVDLKFVAESLPQSVAVIGNICPATTMLSGTPEDVRREVNDLLEKMAPYPNFVLGTGCDLPAETPLENIDAFMQAGRAWVK is encoded by the coding sequence ATGGGCTTCCCCGGAGTGGAGATGGTCGGCACGACCATCAAGGTCGCCCAACAGAACCACTGGGCGCACTTCCGTGCGGTGCGAAGCCTGGTTGAGCGGTTTCACCCCGACCTAATCTTTCCGTTGATGGATCTGTCCGTTGAAGCAAATGCCTTGGGTCGGTACACGATCTTCCCGCGGCACGATTCCGCGACTGTGCCCAAAGACCACTTTTCAATGGACGATTTGGATGAACTGCGAGGCATCGATATCGCGTCGGACAGCCGCGTGATGAGTTGTGTCGAGACGGTGAGGCGGATGCGCTCGTTGTTGCCGCAGGAAGTCCTTGTAGGCGCTTACGTGGCGGGACCCTATTCGCTCACCGGTCTGATTATGGGGGCCGACGATGCGGCCATGGCGACCATTGCCGAGCCTGAGAAGATGGATGTGCTCACGCAATTCAGCCGGGAGACCATTACGACGTACGTGCGGCAACTGATTGGCGCGGGAGCGCAGGTCATTTGCATGCTTGAACCGAGCGCCGTGATGCTCGGGCCGGACCAGTTCCGGCGGCATTCTGCCGAGCACGTAAAGGCAATCGCAGGGATGTGCCGCGCTTCAGGCGTGAGCTCCATTTATCACACTTGCGGTAACACCATGCACGTGTTTGAAATCATGGCACAAGCGGGCGTGGATGGTCTGAGTCTGGACTCGCCGGGAACGGGTGTGGACCTGAAGTTTGTGGCGGAGAGTCTGCCACAGAGTGTGGCGGTGATTGGAAATATCTGCCCCGCGACGACCATGCTCAGCGGGACCCCGGAAGACGTTCGGCGAGAAGTGAACGATCTGCTGGAGAAGATGGCTCCGTATCCCAATTTCGTTTTGGGTACGGGTTGCGATTTGCCAGCAGAAACTCCTTTGGAGAATATCGACGCGTTTATGCAGGCGGGGCGGGCCTGGGTCAAGTAA
- a CDS encoding dienelactone hydrolase family protein — protein sequence MRLACLILPVVLAVPAFAAIKTESVEYKDGDTLLEGYIAYDDASTDKRPGILIVHAWWGLGNQSKDTAKRLAELGYVGFAVDMYGKGVLAKTRDEAMKLSGPFREDRALMRRRVKAALETLKKNPLVDTSRIAALGYCFGGTTVLELARSGEPIQGVVSFHGGLNTPNVEDAKNIKTKVLVLHGADDPAVPQEEVLAFQDEMRKANVDWQMIAYGGAVHSFSDPEANSPPTSVYNEKAARRSWEAMKQFLSEIFAR from the coding sequence ATGAGACTCGCGTGCCTAATTCTTCCTGTCGTATTAGCTGTTCCTGCGTTCGCCGCCATCAAAACGGAATCTGTCGAGTACAAAGACGGCGATACGCTGCTCGAGGGATACATCGCCTACGATGACGCTTCGACAGATAAACGCCCCGGAATCCTGATCGTGCATGCATGGTGGGGATTGGGCAACCAATCGAAAGACACGGCCAAGCGTCTCGCTGAACTAGGCTACGTCGGTTTCGCCGTCGACATGTACGGCAAAGGGGTTCTCGCCAAGACTCGCGACGAGGCAATGAAACTTTCGGGGCCCTTTCGCGAAGACCGCGCATTGATGCGCAGGCGAGTGAAGGCCGCTTTGGAAACCCTCAAGAAGAATCCACTGGTAGACACAAGCCGAATCGCCGCGCTCGGCTACTGTTTCGGCGGCACTACCGTACTTGAGTTGGCGCGAAGCGGCGAACCGATCCAGGGAGTTGTCAGCTTCCACGGCGGCCTAAACACGCCCAACGTCGAAGATGCGAAGAACATCAAAACGAAAGTTCTCGTCTTGCACGGCGCCGACGATCCTGCCGTGCCGCAAGAGGAAGTCCTCGCGTTTCAAGACGAAATGAGAAAGGCCAACGTCGACTGGCAAATGATCGCATACGGCGGTGCCGTTCACAGCTTCAGCGACCCCGAAGCCAATTCACCGCCTACGTCCGTCTACAACGAGAAAGCCGCGCGCCGATCCTGGGAAGCCATGAAACAATTCCTGTCCGAGATCTTCGCGCGGTAG
- a CDS encoding HAD-IIA family hydrolase yields the protein METKKNYLIDMDGVLVSGRNVIPGAESFIKKLHEGGYKFLVLTNNPIFTQRDLSHRLRIIGLDIPPDHIFTSAMATAKFLSSQKARKGGVTVYVIGESGLTSALHEAGFVITDHDPEYVVLGETLSYNFETVTKAIRFVERGAHFIATNPDPSGPSESGTVPACGAMAALIESASGMKPFFVGKPNPLMMRTALNYLGVHSEHTVMVGDRMDTDIVAGVQSGMETILVLTGMTRETDIARFPYQPTQIVKSVGEIVP from the coding sequence ATGGAAACCAAGAAGAACTATCTCATCGACATGGATGGGGTATTGGTGAGTGGCCGAAACGTCATCCCTGGAGCGGAGAGCTTCATAAAGAAACTGCACGAGGGTGGCTACAAGTTTCTCGTGCTTACGAACAACCCCATATTTACCCAGAGGGACCTCTCGCATCGCCTGCGGATCATTGGTCTGGATATTCCGCCGGACCACATATTCACTTCTGCGATGGCGACGGCCAAGTTCTTGTCATCGCAGAAGGCGCGAAAGGGCGGCGTGACGGTTTATGTGATTGGCGAGAGTGGATTGACGAGCGCGCTTCACGAGGCAGGCTTTGTTATCACCGACCATGACCCTGAGTATGTGGTTCTAGGCGAGACCTTGAGCTACAACTTTGAGACGGTGACCAAGGCGATTCGGTTTGTTGAGCGCGGCGCGCATTTTATCGCGACGAACCCCGATCCATCGGGGCCGTCAGAATCGGGGACCGTGCCCGCATGCGGCGCCATGGCCGCATTGATCGAATCGGCCAGCGGGATGAAACCCTTCTTCGTGGGGAAGCCGAATCCGCTTATGATGCGCACGGCGTTGAATTACTTGGGCGTTCATTCCGAGCACACGGTTATGGTCGGTGACCGCATGGACACGGATATTGTCGCGGGTGTCCAGTCGGGCATGGAGACGATTCTGGTGTTGACAGGGATGACGCGCGAGACTGATATTGCCCGGTTTCCGTATCAGCCGACACAGATCGTCAAATCCGTTGGAGAAATCGTCCCGTAA